A genomic stretch from Mycobacterium cookii includes:
- a CDS encoding spirocyclase AveC family protein, producing MSDKMTPLLEGQMYFAYISGIAFFLIGVYLSFRRRRLHPLLLLCISALSFSWIESPYDWAMYAQFPPALPRMPSWWPLNVTWGGLPSSVPIGYISYFVLPALTAAGLGRWLSAKFNWRRPITLLTVGLAVGFCWAFVFNAITGAHFGNFYYGYVIPGLAIFEGTKHQYPLYDSLAMGIEMMVFTYLLGRTDSEGRNVIEMWADSKAKNHLQSAVLSIVAVIVVGHVVYGSVFAPHLITKLGGWVTAGPTEQLFPGTPNQPR from the coding sequence GTGAGCGACAAGATGACGCCATTGCTGGAAGGACAGATGTACTTCGCGTACATCTCCGGTATCGCGTTCTTCCTCATTGGTGTCTACCTCAGCTTCCGCCGCCGCCGCCTGCACCCGCTGTTGCTGTTGTGCATCTCGGCGCTGTCGTTCTCGTGGATCGAATCCCCGTATGACTGGGCGATGTATGCGCAGTTCCCGCCCGCTCTGCCGCGAATGCCGTCATGGTGGCCGCTGAACGTGACGTGGGGCGGGCTGCCGTCGTCGGTGCCGATCGGCTACATCTCCTACTTCGTACTGCCCGCGCTGACCGCCGCTGGTCTGGGGCGCTGGCTGAGCGCAAAATTCAACTGGCGCAGGCCGATCACTCTGCTCACGGTCGGCCTCGCCGTCGGCTTCTGCTGGGCGTTCGTCTTCAACGCCATCACCGGCGCTCACTTCGGCAACTTTTACTACGGCTACGTGATCCCCGGACTCGCGATCTTCGAGGGCACCAAACACCAGTACCCGCTGTATGACTCGCTGGCCATGGGCATCGAGATGATGGTCTTCACCTATCTATTGGGCCGCACCGATTCCGAGGGCCGCAACGTCATCGAGATGTGGGCCGACAGCAAGGCGAAAAACCATCTCCAGTCGGCGGTGTTGTCGATCGTCGCCGTGATCGTCGTCGGGCACGTGGTCTACGGCTCGGTGTTCGCGCCGCATCTGATCACGAAGCTGGGCGGCTGGGTGACGGCAGGACCCACCGAACAGCTCTTTCCGGGCACGCCCAATCAGCCCCGCTAG
- a CDS encoding MCE family protein, translating to MSVTSRISRLPRNRLTSIAAVVLAGLLVAGAAFAVRQIFFGPNTITAYFTSATAIYPGDQVRVSGVKVGTIKSIEPQGTKAKMTLHVDRDVPIPADAKAVIVTQNLVAARYVELTPSYRTSGPVMADGAVIPVERTAVPVEWDEVKSQLMRLATDLGPNAKVSTPSISRFIDSAANALEGGNGEKLRQTLAQLSGVARTISNGSGNIVDIIKNLQIFVTALRDSNIQMVQFNNRLATLTSVVNDNKSELDAALTDLSSAVGEVQRFIAGTRDEASEQIDRLGKAIQPLVDQHMGLENILHGAPTALSNFFNDYNADTGTIVGGFGIADFANPVQSGLLLPLPIPGCGQVQAIGNVTSTESGKLCSLFLGPGLRVLNFNSLPIPIDPFIQKSVDPANVEYSEARLAPGGAGPKPGPPETPPAVSAYTGLNGDSAVPGPAPSVPLPRIPGAAMPLPPPPSRPEAPPPAPSVPGMLLPAEGPQP from the coding sequence ATGTCGGTGACCTCGAGGATCTCCCGACTTCCGCGCAACAGGCTCACGTCCATCGCCGCCGTAGTCCTGGCGGGGCTTCTCGTTGCCGGTGCGGCCTTCGCGGTGCGACAGATCTTTTTCGGCCCGAACACCATCACCGCCTACTTCACGTCGGCCACCGCGATTTATCCCGGTGACCAGGTGCGGGTTTCGGGTGTCAAAGTCGGCACCATCAAATCCATTGAGCCCCAGGGTACGAAGGCGAAGATGACCTTGCACGTCGACCGCGACGTGCCTATTCCGGCTGACGCGAAAGCGGTTATCGTCACCCAGAACCTGGTGGCCGCCCGGTACGTTGAGCTCACTCCCTCCTACCGGACCAGCGGCCCGGTCATGGCTGACGGTGCGGTGATACCGGTCGAGCGCACGGCCGTTCCGGTGGAGTGGGACGAGGTCAAATCCCAATTGATGCGGTTGGCAACGGATTTGGGCCCGAACGCCAAGGTGTCGACACCGTCGATATCGCGGTTCATCGACAGCGCCGCCAACGCGCTAGAGGGTGGTAACGGCGAGAAGTTGCGCCAGACGCTGGCTCAGCTGTCCGGAGTGGCGCGGACCATCTCGAACGGCAGCGGCAACATCGTCGACATCATCAAGAATTTGCAGATCTTCGTCACCGCGCTGCGCGACAGCAACATTCAGATGGTGCAGTTCAACAACCGACTGGCCACGCTCACCAGCGTGGTCAACGACAACAAATCCGAGCTGGACGCGGCGCTGACCGACCTGTCGTCGGCGGTCGGCGAGGTGCAGCGTTTCATCGCCGGGACCCGCGATGAGGCCAGTGAGCAGATTGACCGATTGGGTAAGGCCATCCAGCCTCTCGTCGATCAGCACATGGGTCTGGAGAACATTCTGCACGGCGCGCCGACCGCGCTCAGCAACTTCTTCAACGACTACAACGCCGATACCGGAACCATCGTGGGTGGATTCGGGATCGCGGATTTCGCCAATCCCGTGCAGTCCGGTCTGCTCCTTCCGCTGCCGATTCCTGGGTGCGGACAAGTCCAAGCGATCGGGAACGTCACGTCAACCGAATCGGGCAAGCTGTGCTCGCTGTTCCTCGGGCCCGGTTTGCGGGTGCTGAACTTCAACAGCCTGCCAATCCCGATCGATCCATTCATTCAGAAGTCGGTCGACCCGGCCAACGTCGAATACAGCGAAGCGCGGCTCGCACCCGGCGGCGCGGGCCCGAAGCCTGGACCGCCGGAAACCCCGCCGGCCGTGTCTGCGTACACCGGACTGAACGGTGACTCGGCTGTACCCGGCCCGGCACCGTCGGTGCCACTGCCCCGGATACCGGGGGCGGCGATGCCGCTGCCGCCACCGCCGTCGAGACCGGAGGCCCCGCCGCCGGCGCCGAGCGTACCGGGAATGCTGCTTCCAGCCGAAGGCCCGCAACCGTGA
- a CDS encoding MCE family protein — MLKYRGTGLIKAGFIGAVLIGMLILVGLSPDRIVALATNVRYQAMFSEAGGLATGNAVTVSGIKVGTVSDVSLHNGDALVTFTMKGNVPLGKDTSAHIRTGTLLGERVLTLESAGGGTMHPLDVIPISRTSSPYSLTQAVSDFTAYADQTNTATLNQSLDTLSATLNQIAPQLGPTFDAVSRLSQSLNNRNTSLADLFKSASAVTGILSERSQQVNKLILNSDDLLQVLAGRRNEIVQLLAATSMVSKQLSGLVHDNESKLAPALQKLNSVTAVLEKNRDNFEKAIPGLAKFEITVGEAISSMYAYSAFVPNFLVPQIFQPFMDYLWGFRTFDTGRGPGFPSPVPRSLVPQLYNGAPLCPGCTYGGRIGGGQ; from the coding sequence ATGCTGAAATACCGCGGAACCGGGCTGATCAAAGCTGGATTCATCGGCGCCGTCCTGATCGGGATGCTCATCCTGGTGGGCCTGTCGCCCGATCGGATTGTGGCGCTGGCGACCAACGTCCGCTACCAGGCGATGTTCTCCGAAGCCGGCGGGCTTGCCACCGGCAACGCGGTAACTGTGTCGGGAATCAAAGTTGGCACGGTGTCGGATGTGTCGTTGCACAACGGCGATGCTCTCGTCACGTTCACGATGAAAGGCAACGTTCCGCTCGGCAAGGACACCAGCGCGCACATTCGCACCGGCACTCTGCTGGGCGAACGTGTGCTGACCCTGGAGTCGGCCGGCGGCGGAACAATGCATCCGCTGGATGTCATCCCGATATCCCGGACCTCCTCGCCCTATTCGCTGACGCAGGCGGTCAGTGACTTCACGGCGTACGCCGACCAGACAAACACCGCGACCCTGAACCAGTCACTGGACACGTTGTCGGCAACTCTCAACCAAATCGCCCCACAATTGGGACCTACCTTTGACGCAGTCAGCCGGTTGTCGCAGAGCCTCAACAACCGCAACACGAGCCTGGCCGACCTGTTCAAGAGTGCCAGCGCTGTCACCGGGATCCTGTCCGAACGCAGTCAACAGGTCAACAAGCTCATTCTGAACTCCGACGATCTGCTGCAGGTCTTGGCGGGGCGGCGGAACGAGATCGTTCAACTGCTTGCGGCTACGTCGATGGTTTCCAAGCAGCTTTCCGGATTGGTGCATGACAACGAAAGTAAGTTGGCGCCGGCACTGCAAAAGCTTAATTCGGTGACTGCGGTGCTGGAAAAGAACCGCGACAACTTCGAGAAAGCAATACCCGGCCTCGCAAAATTCGAGATCACCGTGGGTGAGGCCATCTCCAGTATGTATGCCTACTCGGCGTTCGTCCCGAACTTCCTTGTCCCGCAAATCTTCCAGCCCTTCATGGATTACCTCTGGGGATTCCGCACCTTCGATACTGGGCGCGGTCCGGGATTCCCGTCGCCGGTACCGCGGTCGCTCGTCCCGCAGCTGTATAACGGCGCTCCGCTGTGCCCTGGCTGTACGTATGGCGGCCGGATCGGGGGAGGGCAATGA
- a CDS encoding MCE family protein, with amino-acid sequence MLTRFVRIQLLIFTIIGIIGVVAMALFYVQAPTLLGIGRMTVTLELPATGGLYRFSNVTYRGVQVGKVTAVSLTAKGAKATLSLGTSPKIPANLQADVLSVSAVGEQFVDLRPRTDSGPYLHNGSVIAMHDTTIPQAVGPMLDQVSALVKSLPKNKIGQLLDESFQAFNGAGYDLGSLTDSASRISADSNSIVERTRALTEDAQPLLNAQAQTTDSIRLWARSLAGISDVLANDDSQVRTVLQNGPGALDEASRLFQQIKPTLPLLLANLTTIGQIGITYHPSIEQLLVLLPAAVAYEQTAGSTNWPDGQSRGDFALTVDDPPICTVGFLPQSQWRSPADTSDIDTPDGLYCKLPQDSPLAVRGARNYPCMGHPGKRAPTVEICNSDKPYMPLAMRQHVLGPSPLDPNLLAQGIPPDDRVTADKRIFGPIEGTPLPLGAIPRGTPAGPRGATPPPGTLGAAVPPVPSAANMSTQAADFPPIAPLDVPPPAALHRPPAPPRPPAVIDGGRPQAAPSSFGGKTTKPVPSVAVATYDPRTGRYLTADGKFYEQSDLAASAAPKKWQDLLPT; translated from the coding sequence ATGCTGACGCGCTTCGTCCGGATTCAGCTACTGATCTTCACGATCATCGGGATCATCGGCGTGGTCGCGATGGCCCTGTTCTACGTACAGGCGCCGACCCTGCTCGGTATCGGTCGGATGACTGTCACCCTCGAGCTGCCGGCGACCGGTGGTCTTTATCGGTTCTCCAACGTGACCTACCGCGGAGTGCAGGTCGGCAAGGTCACTGCCGTATCGCTTACCGCGAAGGGCGCCAAAGCGACGCTGTCGCTGGGCACTTCGCCCAAGATCCCGGCGAACCTGCAAGCCGATGTGCTGAGCGTGTCCGCGGTGGGCGAGCAATTCGTGGACTTGCGGCCACGCACCGATTCAGGGCCGTATCTGCACAACGGCTCAGTTATTGCCATGCACGACACCACGATTCCGCAAGCGGTCGGACCGATGCTCGATCAAGTGAGCGCCCTGGTCAAGAGCCTTCCCAAAAACAAGATCGGTCAACTGCTCGACGAGTCCTTCCAGGCCTTCAACGGGGCCGGATACGATTTAGGGTCACTGACCGATTCGGCGTCGCGAATCTCCGCCGACTCCAATAGCATTGTCGAGCGCACGCGCGCCCTCACCGAAGACGCACAGCCGCTGCTCAACGCGCAGGCGCAGACGACCGACTCGATCCGGCTGTGGGCGCGTAGCCTTGCCGGGATTTCGGATGTGCTGGCCAACGATGACTCCCAAGTGCGCACGGTGTTGCAAAACGGTCCCGGGGCGCTGGACGAGGCCTCGCGGCTCTTCCAGCAGATCAAGCCGACGTTGCCGCTGTTACTTGCCAACCTGACCACGATCGGGCAGATCGGCATCACCTACCACCCCTCGATTGAGCAGCTGCTAGTGCTGCTGCCGGCGGCGGTTGCCTACGAGCAGACGGCGGGCAGTACGAACTGGCCCGACGGTCAGTCCCGGGGCGACTTCGCGCTCACCGTTGACGATCCGCCGATTTGCACTGTCGGCTTCTTACCGCAAAGCCAATGGCGATCCCCGGCCGACACGAGCGATATCGACACCCCGGATGGGTTGTACTGCAAACTTCCGCAGGACTCACCGCTTGCGGTTCGCGGCGCCCGCAACTATCCGTGCATGGGGCATCCCGGAAAGCGCGCGCCCACCGTCGAAATCTGCAACAGCGACAAGCCGTACATGCCGTTGGCAATGCGCCAGCACGTGCTCGGCCCGTCTCCGCTGGATCCCAACTTGCTTGCCCAGGGCATACCACCCGACGACCGGGTCACCGCGGACAAACGAATCTTCGGCCCGATCGAGGGAACACCGCTGCCGCTGGGGGCTATCCCACGGGGAACACCCGCCGGTCCGCGGGGAGCGACTCCACCGCCGGGCACGCTGGGCGCGGCCGTACCACCGGTGCCGTCGGCGGCCAACATGTCGACGCAGGCGGCGGACTTTCCGCCGATAGCGCCACTCGACGTACCGCCGCCGGCCGCCCTGCACCGGCCGCCTGCGCCCCCGAGGCCACCGGCAGTGATCGACGGAGGCCGGCCGCAGGCGGCCCCAAGTTCGTTCGGCGGCAAGACAACTAAGCCCGTCCCGTCGGTCGCGGTCGCCACGTACGACCCGCGTACCGGTCGCTACCTCACTGCGGACGGGAAGTTTTACGAGCAGTCGGACCTGGCAGCGTCGGCGGCGCCCAAGAAGTGGCAAGACCTGCTTCCGACATAA
- a CDS encoding cytochrome P450, translating to MSNSTTELYYDPFDHAIDDDPYPVWKRMRAEAPLYFNDKYNFYALSRYDDVGPALHDWQTYRSGHGTTADVLFSGIDIPPGILLWEDPPLHDLHRRLLSRVFTPRRMLAVEGMVRDLCSRALDPLRGSDGFDFVGDLGAIMPMRTIGYLLGIPEEGQQQIRERNDKSITVESGGSLLSATTLEESIGQFADYIEWRASHPSDDLMTELLNAQVEEPDGTMRPLDRGEVIAYTAMIAGAGGETTARLIGFMGELLGENPDQRRELVADPSLIPSAVEETLRYEPPSPVQGRYVAQDTELYGQTVTEGSYMLLLNASANRDETHFDDPDRYDIHRTGGHLSFGQGLHFCLGSSLARLEARVAFEEVFKRWTDWDVDYQNASRARTSSVRGWARLPVKVA from the coding sequence TTGAGCAATTCGACGACTGAGCTGTACTACGACCCGTTCGATCACGCCATCGACGACGACCCCTATCCGGTGTGGAAGCGGATGCGCGCCGAGGCGCCGCTGTATTTCAACGACAAGTACAACTTCTACGCGCTCAGCCGCTATGACGATGTCGGACCGGCGTTGCACGATTGGCAGACATACCGGTCCGGACACGGCACCACCGCCGATGTCTTGTTCAGCGGCATCGATATTCCGCCCGGCATTCTGCTGTGGGAAGACCCGCCCCTGCACGATCTGCATCGTCGCCTGCTATCCCGGGTGTTCACTCCGCGCCGCATGCTCGCGGTCGAGGGCATGGTCCGCGACTTGTGCTCGCGCGCACTGGATCCGCTGCGTGGCTCGGATGGATTCGACTTCGTCGGCGATCTCGGCGCGATCATGCCGATGCGGACGATCGGTTACCTGCTGGGCATCCCCGAGGAGGGTCAGCAGCAGATCCGCGAGCGAAACGACAAGAGCATCACGGTCGAATCCGGGGGCAGCCTGCTGAGCGCGACGACCCTGGAAGAGTCGATCGGCCAGTTCGCCGACTACATCGAGTGGAGAGCAAGCCATCCGTCGGACGACTTGATGACAGAACTGCTCAATGCGCAGGTCGAAGAACCAGACGGGACGATGCGCCCACTCGACCGGGGCGAGGTCATCGCCTACACGGCGATGATCGCGGGCGCGGGCGGTGAGACCACCGCGCGATTGATCGGCTTCATGGGTGAGTTGCTCGGTGAAAACCCGGATCAGAGAAGGGAATTAGTAGCTGACCCGTCGCTGATTCCGTCGGCGGTCGAGGAGACGTTGCGCTACGAGCCGCCGTCACCGGTGCAGGGGCGTTACGTCGCTCAGGACACCGAGCTCTACGGCCAGACCGTCACCGAGGGCTCGTACATGCTCTTGCTCAACGCGTCGGCCAACCGCGACGAGACGCACTTTGACGACCCGGATCGCTACGACATCCACCGCACCGGAGGGCATCTGAGCTTCGGCCAGGGTCTGCATTTCTGCCTCGGTTCGTCGCTGGCGCGGCTGGAAGCGCGGGTCGCCTTCGAAGAGGTGTTCAAACGCTGGACCGACTGGGACGTCGATTACCAGAATGCCAGCAGGGCAAGGACTTCCAGCGTACGGGGCTGGGCCCGGCTGCCCGTCAAAGTCGCATGA
- a CDS encoding Rv2253/PknI dimerization domain-containing protein, producing the protein MRPLGTVATAMLLATSAVGFVGPAFTARAYTKEDVALNGTYRVTSIGNWAKYNEQYNGEPTTVQTWTLSSTCMTYMECDGTVKSDEGWSARLYMLDGTSWYARREVPNWERCEDGTAFTGKQTFSFYPVDPDGSGFIKLGSPVMAGRNKTVGPSGACGQNQWLSIDMPIRIDKIG; encoded by the coding sequence ATGCGACCACTTGGGACCGTCGCCACAGCAATGCTGTTGGCTACCAGTGCAGTTGGCTTTGTAGGTCCGGCGTTCACGGCTCGGGCGTACACGAAGGAAGACGTCGCTCTCAACGGCACGTACCGCGTCACGTCGATCGGCAACTGGGCCAAGTACAACGAGCAGTACAACGGCGAGCCGACGACGGTGCAAACCTGGACGCTGAGCTCCACGTGCATGACCTACATGGAATGCGACGGCACGGTGAAAAGCGACGAGGGCTGGAGCGCCCGGTTATACATGCTTGACGGGACCTCGTGGTACGCCAGACGTGAAGTGCCGAACTGGGAGCGGTGTGAAGACGGCACCGCGTTCACCGGAAAGCAGACTTTCTCTTTCTATCCCGTTGATCCCGACGGCAGCGGTTTCATAAAACTCGGGTCGCCGGTAATGGCCGGCCGGAACAAGACGGTCGGCCCGAGCGGCGCCTGCGGGCAGAACCAGTGGCTGAGCATCGATATGCCGATTCGAATAGACAAGATCGGCTGA
- a CDS encoding NAD(P)H-dependent amine dehydrogenase family protein, protein MTAGKYRVVVWATGGIGSIAIRTITNRPELELVGVWVHSDDKVGKDAGELANGDPIGVTATNDADALIALKPDCVVYAASGPERDALAIPDYVKLLESGINVVTTSTTRLVNPHAYEPAEWREQLVAAAKQGQVSLYASGIEPGFAADYLPLVLSTQSSSIEKIHSYEIGLYDDYGVPDIMINGLGFGQPLDYQPWISFPGAIAGEWAGQLRLIGDAFGVEVQEVREDFDRTVTNETLEVAMGTVEAGTCGAIRMKAIGVVDGREAIIVEHVTRLAHSVAPDWPTGIGDLSYRVMITGDPDIDCTLAATLRDPRRAGIGSMTSGAGAMVATAMRVVNAVPYVVNAAPGLLSAVDLPLTIPKNVFATQQV, encoded by the coding sequence ATGACCGCAGGTAAGTATCGCGTCGTGGTATGGGCCACGGGCGGGATCGGGTCGATCGCCATCCGCACCATCACCAACCGTCCCGAACTCGAGCTGGTCGGGGTGTGGGTGCACTCCGACGACAAGGTCGGCAAGGATGCCGGCGAGCTGGCCAACGGCGATCCCATCGGTGTCACCGCCACCAACGACGCCGACGCGCTGATCGCCCTCAAGCCGGACTGCGTGGTCTACGCAGCCAGCGGACCCGAACGCGACGCGCTAGCGATTCCGGACTACGTGAAACTGCTGGAATCCGGGATCAACGTCGTCACCACCAGCACCACTCGACTGGTCAACCCGCACGCCTACGAACCTGCCGAGTGGCGCGAACAACTCGTCGCCGCGGCCAAACAAGGGCAGGTGTCGCTGTACGCCTCCGGGATCGAACCCGGCTTCGCCGCCGACTACCTGCCGCTCGTGCTGTCCACGCAATCGTCGTCGATCGAGAAGATCCACTCCTATGAGATCGGGCTGTACGACGACTACGGCGTGCCCGACATCATGATCAACGGACTGGGCTTCGGCCAGCCGCTGGACTACCAGCCCTGGATCTCGTTCCCCGGCGCGATCGCCGGCGAGTGGGCGGGTCAACTCCGATTGATCGGCGACGCCTTCGGGGTCGAAGTCCAAGAGGTCCGTGAGGATTTCGACCGCACCGTCACCAACGAAACCCTTGAAGTCGCGATGGGTACCGTCGAGGCGGGAACGTGTGGTGCAATCCGCATGAAAGCCATCGGCGTCGTTGACGGGCGCGAGGCAATCATCGTCGAGCACGTGACCCGGCTCGCGCACAGCGTTGCCCCGGACTGGCCGACCGGTATCGGCGACCTGTCCTACCGCGTCATGATCACCGGCGATCCCGACATCGACTGCACTTTGGCGGCAACCCTACGTGACCCCCGTCGAGCCGGTATCGGCTCGATGACGTCGGGTGCCGGCGCGATGGTGGCCACCGCGATGCGCGTCGTCAACGCAGTGCCCTATGTCGTCAACGCCGCGCCCGGCCTGCTGAGCGCCGTCGACCTCCCGTTGACCATTCCCAAGAACGTCTTTGCCACGCAACAAGTTTGA
- a CDS encoding TetR/AcrR family transcriptional regulator, giving the protein MPQRSVAGKPAEAAAPVLRRPRGEPRKLLLAAARDLFARQDYRSTTTREIAEAAGVTEHLLFRNFGSKAGLFREALVLPFTEFVDDFGRTWESVVHEDADEQELTRRFVGELYDLFVEHQGLLLTLMAAQALSEGELAETGIADIRRALNVLSQIGAEGMRIRGLRSNNPDLPAHSTVAMIAGMAALRSTYFGNEPPPKQAIVDELVQAILHGFLHRQD; this is encoded by the coding sequence GTGCCTCAGCGTTCTGTTGCCGGTAAGCCGGCTGAGGCCGCGGCCCCGGTGCTACGTCGGCCGCGGGGTGAACCACGCAAGCTTCTGCTCGCCGCGGCCCGCGACCTGTTCGCCCGTCAGGACTACCGCAGCACTACCACCCGCGAAATCGCCGAGGCCGCAGGCGTTACCGAACACCTGCTGTTCCGCAACTTCGGCTCGAAGGCAGGGTTGTTTCGCGAAGCCCTGGTCTTGCCGTTCACCGAATTCGTCGATGATTTCGGCCGCACGTGGGAGTCGGTCGTCCACGAGGACGCCGACGAACAAGAGTTGACCCGGCGCTTCGTCGGCGAGCTTTACGACCTCTTCGTCGAACACCAGGGCCTGCTGTTGACGCTCATGGCTGCCCAGGCACTCAGCGAAGGAGAACTCGCCGAGACGGGCATCGCCGACATCAGGCGAGCCCTCAACGTGCTCAGTCAGATCGGCGCAGAAGGCATGCGCATCCGCGGCTTGCGCAGCAACAACCCCGACCTGCCCGCCCATTCGACCGTCGCCATGATCGCCGGCATGGCGGCGTTGCGCTCCACCTACTTCGGAAACGAGCCACCGCCGAAACAAGCGATCGTCGACGAACTCGTCCAAGCGATCCTGCATGGCTTCCTGCACCGGCAGGATTGA
- a CDS encoding MCE family protein, with protein MTARIAVRRLLAIGCCVMLTGTGCAFHGLNSLPLPGAVGRGPDADTYHVELANVITMESNSPVMIDDVVVGSVGPMTVKDWHADVQISVKHDLAIPANVEASIGQTSLLGSMHLELNPPLGQPGVGRLRPGATIPLSRSSTYPSTEQTLSSLSLIINGGGLSQIGEIIHNFSAALAGRGGAVRDLINRFDTFVGTLDQQRDNIVASIQALDQLGGTFAAQRDVITQALRQVPPALDVLIKERPRLTAALDALRKFSNTATGLINDTQADLVRNLKNLEPTVKGLADVGPDLDTALAALTVFPFTQNFVDRAIRGDYFNLHVILDLSIPRLKQGLFLGTHWGQLGEQQIPAPGDPPYLQYTRDPLHGGFGPRPGPPPPGAPAPPAGIPPAGPQAPPPPGPPAPGPQPNLQFSAPLPGPAAASPPGPAAPNAAPPQGIPPSEGGR; from the coding sequence GTGACCGCCCGGATCGCGGTGCGGCGACTGCTCGCCATCGGATGTTGCGTGATGCTGACCGGCACCGGTTGTGCCTTCCACGGCCTGAACTCGCTGCCGTTGCCCGGCGCGGTGGGCCGCGGACCAGATGCCGATACCTATCACGTTGAACTGGCGAATGTCATTACGATGGAGTCGAATTCGCCGGTGATGATCGACGACGTCGTGGTTGGCAGCGTGGGCCCGATGACGGTGAAAGACTGGCACGCAGACGTCCAGATCTCGGTCAAGCACGATCTCGCCATCCCTGCCAACGTGGAAGCCAGCATCGGTCAGACCAGCCTGTTGGGCTCCATGCACTTGGAGCTCAATCCGCCGCTAGGGCAGCCCGGTGTGGGCCGGCTGCGGCCGGGCGCCACCATCCCGCTGAGTCGATCGTCGACCTATCCCTCGACCGAGCAAACTCTGTCGTCGCTGTCGCTGATCATCAACGGTGGTGGACTGAGCCAGATCGGCGAGATCATCCACAATTTCAGCGCCGCACTGGCCGGACGTGGGGGCGCCGTTCGCGATTTGATCAATCGCTTCGACACGTTCGTGGGGACACTCGACCAACAGCGCGACAACATCGTCGCGTCCATCCAGGCACTGGATCAGCTTGGCGGCACCTTCGCGGCACAGCGCGACGTCATCACCCAGGCGCTGCGTCAGGTCCCGCCCGCGCTCGATGTGCTGATCAAGGAGCGGCCACGCCTCACGGCCGCTCTGGACGCCCTGCGCAAATTCAGCAACACCGCTACCGGGCTGATCAACGACACTCAGGCCGACCTGGTCAGAAATCTGAAGAATCTGGAGCCGACCGTCAAGGGGCTCGCCGACGTCGGACCCGACCTTGATACTGCGCTCGCGGCATTGACGGTGTTCCCGTTCACGCAGAACTTCGTCGACCGCGCCATTCGAGGCGACTACTTCAACCTGCACGTCATACTGGATCTTTCGATTCCACGGCTCAAGCAAGGCCTGTTCCTCGGGACGCACTGGGGACAACTCGGGGAACAGCAGATACCCGCGCCCGGGGACCCGCCCTACCTGCAGTACACACGTGATCCGTTGCACGGGGGCTTCGGGCCGCGGCCTGGTCCGCCGCCACCCGGCGCGCCGGCGCCACCGGCCGGGATACCGCCGGCCGGCCCACAGGCGCCGCCGCCACCTGGCCCACCAGCGCCGGGGCCTCAGCCGAATCTTCAGTTCAGCGCTCCCCTGCCGGGACCCGCCGCTGCATCGCCTCCGGGGCCAGCTGCGCCGAATGCTGCACCGCCGCAAGGGATTCCGCCGTCGGAGGGGGGCAGGTAG